From a single Streptomyces rubradiris genomic region:
- a CDS encoding GntR family transcriptional regulator: MGPTAALDLRVDRSSPVPLYFQLSQQLESAIEHGGLTPGSLLGNEIELAARLGLSRPTVRQAIQALVDKGLLVRRRGVGTQVVHSQVKRPLELSSLYDDLEAAGQRPGTRVLVNTVVPAPAEVAAALGVPEGADVHRVERLRLAHGEPMAYLINHLPTGLLDLDTGQLETTGLYRLMRSAGITLHSARQAIGARGATATEAERLTEPEGAPLLTMRRTTYDDTGRAVELGDHTYRPSRYSFEFQLLVRS; this comes from the coding sequence GTGGGCCCGACCGCGGCGCTCGACCTCCGCGTGGACCGTAGCTCCCCGGTGCCGTTGTACTTCCAGCTCTCCCAGCAGCTGGAGTCCGCCATCGAGCACGGCGGTCTCACCCCGGGCAGCCTGCTGGGCAACGAGATCGAGCTGGCCGCGCGGCTCGGACTGTCCCGGCCGACCGTCCGCCAGGCCATCCAGGCCCTCGTCGACAAGGGGCTCCTGGTCCGGCGCCGGGGCGTGGGCACCCAGGTCGTGCACAGCCAGGTCAAGCGCCCGCTGGAACTGAGCAGCCTCTACGACGACCTGGAGGCGGCCGGCCAGCGCCCCGGCACCCGGGTGCTGGTCAACACGGTCGTACCGGCCCCCGCCGAGGTCGCCGCCGCACTCGGCGTCCCCGAGGGCGCTGACGTGCACCGCGTCGAGCGGCTCCGCCTCGCCCACGGCGAACCCATGGCCTACCTGATCAACCACCTGCCGACGGGCCTGCTCGACCTGGACACCGGCCAACTGGAGACCACCGGCCTGTACCGGCTGATGCGGTCCGCCGGGATCACCCTGCACAGCGCCCGCCAGGCCATCGGCGCCCGGGGTGCCACCGCCACCGAGGCCGAGCGGCTGACCGAGCCCGAGGGCGCCCCGCTGCTGACCATGCGGCGCACCACCTACGACGACACCGGCCGCGCGGTGGAACTGGGCGACCACACCTACCGCCCGAGCCGCTACTCCTTCGAGTTCCAGCTGCTGGTGCGGTCCTGA
- a CDS encoding sensor histidine kinase: MSNDEQARAPGGFTGRRWLFPSALIHELDPDAGSPRRRPRRTARDWAVDFSCFLLAVLIGLLAARSLPEEAGLPRSLAVLDQVLGALSCAAVWLRRRWPVGLAVAMVPVGLLSNCSGGAAMVALFTLAVHRPFRYVACIGGADLALVPVLYWVRPDPDLPYAGVIVFTTLLTVSVTGWGMFVRSKRMLMLSLRDRAHRAETEARLRAEQAQRLAREAIAREMHDVLAHRLTLLSVHAGALEFRPDAPREEIARAAGVIRESAHEALQDLREIIGVLRAGDAEEPSGGRPQPTLAALDTLVAECREAGMKVTLDHRVADPAAVPASVGRTAYRIAQEALTNARKHAPGTEVTVRLTGAPGDGLTITVANPAPPAEVPPVPGSGQGLIGLTERATLAGGRLRHGARPDGGFEVRGWLPWPRG; this comes from the coding sequence GTGAGCAACGACGAGCAGGCGCGGGCGCCGGGCGGGTTCACGGGGCGCCGGTGGCTGTTCCCGTCCGCGCTGATCCATGAGCTGGACCCGGACGCCGGGTCCCCAAGGCGACGGCCCCGGCGCACCGCGCGGGACTGGGCCGTCGACTTCTCCTGCTTCCTCCTGGCCGTCCTCATCGGCCTGCTGGCGGCGCGGTCCCTGCCCGAGGAGGCCGGCCTGCCGCGCTCCCTCGCCGTCCTCGACCAGGTGCTGGGCGCCCTGTCCTGCGCCGCGGTCTGGCTGCGCCGCCGGTGGCCGGTCGGGCTCGCCGTCGCGATGGTCCCGGTCGGCCTGCTGTCCAACTGCTCGGGCGGCGCGGCCATGGTCGCCCTCTTCACGCTCGCCGTGCACCGGCCCTTCCGGTACGTCGCCTGCATCGGCGGTGCCGACCTCGCGCTGGTGCCGGTGCTGTACTGGGTGCGGCCCGACCCCGACCTGCCCTACGCCGGCGTCATCGTGTTCACCACGCTGCTCACCGTTTCGGTCACCGGCTGGGGCATGTTCGTCCGCTCCAAGCGGATGCTGATGCTGAGCCTGAGGGACCGGGCGCACCGGGCGGAGACCGAGGCCCGGCTGCGCGCCGAGCAGGCGCAGCGGCTGGCCCGCGAGGCCATCGCCCGCGAGATGCACGACGTGCTCGCCCACCGGCTCACCCTGCTCAGCGTGCACGCGGGCGCCCTGGAGTTCCGGCCGGACGCGCCCCGGGAGGAGATCGCGCGGGCCGCCGGGGTGATCCGGGAGAGCGCGCACGAGGCGTTGCAGGACCTGCGGGAGATCATCGGCGTACTGCGGGCCGGTGACGCCGAGGAGCCCTCCGGCGGGCGGCCCCAGCCGACGCTGGCCGCGCTGGACACCCTGGTCGCCGAGTGCCGCGAGGCCGGGATGAAGGTCACCCTGGACCATCGCGTCGCCGACCCGGCCGCCGTCCCCGCCTCTGTCGGCCGCACCGCCTACCGCATCGCCCAGGAGGCCCTGACCAACGCCCGCAAGCACGCCCCCGGCACCGAGGTCACCGTCCGCCTGACCGGCGCCCCCGGGGACGGCCTGACGATCACCGTCGCCAACCCGGCACCGCCCGCCGAGGTCCCGCCCGTCCCCGGCTCCGGCCAGGGCCTGATCGGCCTCACGGAACGCGCCACCCTGGCAGGCGGCAGGCTCCGCCACGGCGCCCGACCCGACGGAGGCTTCGAGGTCCGGGGGTGGCTGCCGTGGCCGCGGGGGTGA
- a CDS encoding ATP-binding cassette domain-containing protein, translating to MTLVELTDVSKHYGTVRALEGVSLEVHAGEITCVLGDNGAGKSTLIKMIAGLHRHDGGTLRIEGEETTLASPREALDRGIATVYQDLAVVPLMPVWRNFFLGSEPRKGVGPFKRMDIDLMRRTTREALLRMGIDLRDVDQPIGTLSGGERQCVAIARAVHFGAKVLVLDEPTAALGVKQSGVVLKYVAAARDEGLGVVLITHNPHHAYLVGDRFVLLRRGTMVGNYTRDEITLDELTQQMAGGSDLDALRHELQRD from the coding sequence ATGACCCTCGTCGAGCTGACCGACGTCAGCAAGCACTACGGCACCGTCCGCGCCCTGGAGGGCGTCTCCCTGGAGGTCCACGCGGGGGAGATCACCTGCGTCCTCGGCGACAACGGCGCCGGCAAGTCGACCCTGATCAAAATGATCGCGGGCCTGCACCGGCACGACGGCGGCACCCTGCGCATCGAGGGCGAGGAGACCACCCTCGCCTCCCCGCGCGAGGCCCTGGACCGGGGCATCGCCACGGTCTACCAGGACCTGGCCGTCGTCCCCCTGATGCCGGTCTGGCGCAACTTCTTCCTCGGCTCCGAGCCCCGCAAGGGCGTCGGCCCCTTCAAGCGCATGGACATCGACCTCATGCGCCGCACCACCCGCGAGGCGCTGCTGCGCATGGGCATCGACCTTAGGGACGTCGACCAGCCCATCGGCACCCTCTCCGGCGGCGAACGCCAGTGCGTGGCGATCGCCCGCGCCGTCCACTTCGGCGCGAAGGTCCTCGTCCTGGACGAACCGACGGCCGCCCTGGGCGTCAAGCAGTCCGGTGTGGTCCTGAAATATGTGGCCGCGGCACGTGACGAGGGCCTGGGTGTTGTCTTGATCACCCACAACCCGCATCACGCGTATCTCGTAGGCGACAGATTCGTGCTCCTGCGGAGGGGCACGATGGTGGGCAATTACACACGGGACGAGATCACCCTGGACGAGCTGACGCAGCAGATGGCCGGCGGCTCCGACCTGGACGCCCTGCGCCACGAACTGCAACGAGACTGA
- the alc gene encoding allantoicase, with product MTAIPSFTGDANPYGGGDPYADYRTADFPFTQYANLADRQLGAGVIAANDEFFAQRENLLVPERAEFDPEHFGHKGKIMDGWETRRRRGVSAEHPWPTAEDHDWALVRLGAPGVIRGIVIDTAHFRGNYPQAVSVEGACVPGSPSPEELLGDDVKWTTLVPRTPVGGHAANGFAVTVEQRFTHLRINQHPDGGIARLRVYGEVVPDPEWLAALGTFDVVALENGGQVEDASNLFYSPATNTIQPGRSRKMDDGWETRRRRDQGNDWIRYRLVAQSAIRAVEIDTAYLKGNSAGWASVSVRDGEDGEWTEVLPRTRLQPDTNHRFVLPEAAVGTHARIDIFPDGGISRLRLFGSLTERGASGLAARHQELGG from the coding sequence GTGACGGCGATACCCAGCTTCACCGGCGACGCGAACCCCTACGGAGGCGGCGACCCGTACGCGGACTACCGCACCGCCGACTTCCCCTTCACCCAGTACGCCAACCTCGCCGACCGGCAGCTCGGCGCCGGTGTCATCGCCGCCAACGACGAGTTCTTCGCCCAGCGGGAGAACCTGCTGGTGCCCGAGCGGGCCGAGTTCGACCCCGAGCACTTCGGCCACAAGGGCAAGATCATGGACGGCTGGGAGACCCGCCGCCGCCGCGGTGTCTCCGCCGAGCACCCCTGGCCGACCGCCGAGGACCACGACTGGGCGCTGGTCCGCCTCGGCGCGCCCGGGGTGATCCGCGGCATCGTGATCGACACCGCCCACTTCCGCGGTAACTACCCGCAGGCCGTCTCCGTCGAGGGCGCCTGCGTACCCGGTTCGCCGTCGCCCGAGGAACTGCTCGGCGACGACGTGAAGTGGACCACCCTCGTCCCGCGCACCCCGGTCGGCGGCCACGCGGCCAACGGCTTCGCGGTCACCGTCGAGCAGCGCTTCACCCACCTGCGGATCAACCAGCACCCCGACGGCGGCATCGCCCGCCTGCGGGTGTACGGCGAGGTCGTCCCGGACCCCGAGTGGCTGGCCGCCCTCGGCACCTTCGACGTGGTCGCGCTGGAGAACGGCGGCCAGGTCGAGGACGCCTCCAACCTCTTCTACTCGCCGGCCACCAACACCATCCAGCCGGGCCGCTCGCGCAAGATGGACGACGGCTGGGAGACCCGCCGCCGCCGCGACCAGGGCAACGACTGGATCCGCTACCGGCTCGTGGCCCAGTCCGCGATCCGCGCCGTCGAGATCGACACCGCCTACCTGAAGGGCAACAGCGCCGGCTGGGCGTCGGTGTCCGTCCGGGACGGCGAGGACGGCGAGTGGACCGAGGTCCTGCCGCGCACCCGGCTCCAGCCCGACACCAACCACCGCTTCGTCCTGCCCGAGGCGGCGGTCGGCACGCACGCGCGGATCGACATCTTCCCCGACGGCGGCATCTCCCGGCTGCGCCTGTTCGGCTCGCTGACCGAGCGCGGCGCGAGCGGCCTGGCCGCCCGTCACCAGGAGCTGGGCGGCTGA
- a CDS encoding AIM24 family protein, which translates to MTLQQEIVGNAMQMAVVNLRPGQTVYCEAGKFLFKTANVTMETRLSGPSGGGGQQQGGSGGMGGLLRQAMGTAMQVGQRMLAGESLAFQYFTAQGGEGTVGFAGVLPGEMRALELDGTRAWFAEKDAFVAAESSVEFGIAFAGGRTGMSGGEGFILEKFTGQGTVIIAGAGNFIDLNPADFGGRIEVDTGCVVAFEEGIEYGVQRVGGLNRQGIMNAVFGGEGLSLATLEGNGRVILQSLTIEGLANALKKAQGGDKQGPTGGLFSTHAG; encoded by the coding sequence GTGACCCTTCAGCAAGAGATCGTCGGCAACGCCATGCAGATGGCGGTCGTCAACCTGCGTCCCGGCCAGACCGTGTACTGCGAGGCCGGGAAGTTCCTGTTCAAGACGGCGAACGTGACCATGGAGACCCGGTTGTCCGGCCCGTCGGGCGGCGGCGGACAGCAGCAGGGCGGCTCCGGCGGCATGGGCGGGCTGCTGCGCCAGGCCATGGGCACCGCCATGCAGGTCGGGCAGCGCATGCTCGCCGGTGAGTCGCTGGCCTTCCAGTACTTCACCGCCCAGGGCGGCGAGGGCACGGTCGGCTTCGCGGGCGTGCTGCCCGGGGAGATGCGCGCCCTGGAGCTGGACGGCACGCGCGCGTGGTTCGCCGAGAAGGACGCCTTCGTGGCCGCCGAGTCCAGCGTCGAGTTCGGCATCGCCTTCGCCGGCGGGCGCACCGGCATGAGTGGCGGCGAGGGCTTCATCCTGGAGAAGTTCACCGGGCAGGGCACGGTGATCATCGCCGGCGCGGGCAACTTCATCGACCTGAACCCGGCGGACTTCGGCGGCCGGATCGAGGTCGACACCGGCTGTGTGGTCGCCTTCGAGGAGGGCATCGAGTACGGCGTGCAGCGCGTCGGCGGCCTCAACCGCCAGGGGATCATGAACGCCGTCTTCGGCGGCGAGGGCCTGTCCCTGGCCACCCTGGAGGGCAACGGCCGGGTGATCCTCCAGTCCCTCACCATCGAGGGCCTGGCCAACGCCCTGAAGAAGGCCCAGGGCGGCGACAAGCAGGGCCCGACCGGCGGACTGTTCTCCACGCACGCCGGCTGA
- a CDS encoding ABC transporter permease gives MSTVTDHKPLDERLLPTSPLRKLLARPELGSVVGALAVFLFFAFVADGFLRATSLSTVLYASSTIGIMAVPVALLMIGGEFDLSAGVMVTSSALISSMFSYQMTANTWVGVGVSLLVTLAVGAFNGFMLTRTKLPSFIITLGTFLMLTGMNLGFTKLIDGTVSTKTIGDMEGFSSARAVFASTITVGGVDVKVTILWWLGLVALASWILLRTRTGNWIFAVGGNEDAARAVGVPVARTKIGLYMGVAFGAWISGQHLLFSFDAVQSGEGVGNELIYIIAAVIGGCLITGGYGSAVGSAVGALLFGMTSKGIVYAEWNPDWFKFFLGAMLLLATLLNAWVRKRAEATA, from the coding sequence ATGAGCACGGTCACCGACCACAAGCCGCTCGACGAAAGGCTGCTGCCCACCTCCCCGCTGCGCAAGCTGCTCGCCCGCCCGGAGCTGGGCTCGGTCGTCGGCGCCCTGGCCGTCTTCCTCTTCTTCGCCTTCGTCGCCGACGGCTTCCTGCGCGCCACCAGCCTCAGCACGGTGCTGTACGCCTCGTCGACCATCGGCATCATGGCCGTACCCGTCGCGCTGCTGATGATCGGCGGCGAGTTCGACCTCTCCGCGGGCGTCATGGTGACATCGTCCGCGCTGATCTCCTCGATGTTCAGCTACCAGATGACGGCGAACACCTGGGTCGGCGTCGGCGTGTCGCTGCTGGTCACCTTGGCCGTCGGCGCCTTCAACGGCTTCATGCTCACCCGCACCAAGCTGCCCAGCTTCATCATCACGCTGGGCACCTTCCTGATGCTGACCGGCATGAACCTCGGCTTCACCAAGCTGATCGACGGCACGGTCTCCACCAAGACCATCGGCGACATGGAGGGCTTCTCCAGCGCCCGGGCCGTCTTCGCCTCCACGATCACCGTCGGCGGCGTCGACGTGAAGGTCACCATCCTGTGGTGGCTCGGCCTGGTCGCCCTCGCCTCCTGGATCCTGCTGCGCACCCGCACCGGCAACTGGATCTTCGCCGTGGGCGGCAACGAGGACGCGGCCCGCGCGGTCGGCGTCCCGGTCGCCCGCACCAAGATCGGCCTCTACATGGGCGTCGCGTTCGGCGCCTGGATCTCCGGCCAGCACCTGCTCTTCTCCTTCGACGCCGTCCAGTCCGGCGAGGGCGTCGGCAACGAACTGATCTACATCATCGCGGCCGTCATCGGCGGCTGCCTGATCACCGGCGGCTACGGCAGCGCCGTCGGCTCGGCCGTGGGCGCGCTGCTGTTCGGCATGACCAGCAAGGGCATCGTCTACGCCGAGTGGAACCCCGACTGGTTCAAGTTCTTCCTCGGAGCGATGCTGCTCCTCGCGACCCTGCTCAACGCCTGGGTCCGCAAGCGCGCGGAGGCGACCGCATGA
- a CDS encoding ROK family glucokinase translates to MSTYRDLAAPIGSRRAPVLRTVGTRERRSHLTAPRVPTVGIDIGGTKVMAGVVDADGNILEKLRTETPDKSKSPKVVEDTIVELVLDLSDRHDVHAVGIGAAGWVDADRNRVLFAPHLSWRNEPLRDRLASRLSVPVLVDNDANTAAWAEWRFGAGHGEDHLVMITLGTGIGGAILEDGQVKRGKFGVAGEFGHMQVVPGGHRCPCGNRGCWEQYSSGNALVREAKELAAADSPVAYGIIEHVKGNIDDITGPMITELAREGDAMCVELLQDIGQWLGVGIANLAAALDPSCFVIGGGVSAADDLLIGPARDAFKRHLTGRGYRPEARITRAQLGPEAGMVGAADLARLVARRFRRAKRRRVERYERYERYAQARRDRDTA, encoded by the coding sequence ATGAGCACCTACCGCGACCTCGCCGCCCCCATCGGCTCCCGCCGAGCCCCCGTCCTGCGCACCGTCGGCACCAGGGAGCGCCGGTCCCACCTGACCGCCCCCCGCGTGCCCACGGTCGGTATCGACATCGGCGGCACCAAGGTCATGGCGGGCGTCGTCGACGCCGACGGCAACATCCTGGAGAAGCTCCGCACGGAGACCCCGGACAAGTCCAAGAGCCCGAAGGTCGTCGAGGACACCATCGTCGAACTGGTCCTGGACCTCTCCGACCGGCACGACGTGCACGCGGTCGGCATCGGCGCCGCCGGCTGGGTCGACGCCGACCGCAACCGCGTCCTGTTCGCCCCCCACCTGTCCTGGCGCAACGAACCGCTGCGCGACCGCCTCGCCAGCAGGCTGTCCGTGCCGGTCCTGGTGGACAACGACGCCAACACCGCCGCCTGGGCGGAGTGGCGCTTCGGCGCCGGCCACGGCGAGGACCACCTCGTGATGATCACCCTCGGCACCGGCATCGGCGGCGCCATCCTGGAGGACGGCCAGGTCAAGCGCGGCAAGTTCGGCGTCGCCGGGGAATTCGGCCACATGCAGGTCGTGCCCGGCGGCCACCGCTGCCCGTGCGGCAACCGCGGCTGCTGGGAGCAGTACAGCTCCGGCAACGCGCTCGTCCGCGAGGCGAAGGAGCTGGCCGCCGCCGACTCCCCGGTGGCCTACGGCATCATCGAGCACGTCAAGGGCAACATCGACGACATCACCGGCCCGATGATCACCGAGCTGGCCCGCGAGGGCGACGCGATGTGCGTGGAACTGCTCCAGGACATCGGCCAGTGGCTCGGCGTCGGCATCGCCAACCTGGCGGCGGCCCTGGACCCGTCCTGCTTTGTCATCGGCGGCGGCGTCTCGGCCGCCGACGACCTGCTCATCGGCCCGGCCCGGGACGCCTTCAAGCGCCACCTCACCGGGCGCGGCTACCGCCCCGAGGCCCGCATCACCCGCGCCCAGCTCGGCCCCGAGGCGGGCATGGTGGGCGCCGCCGACCTGGCCCGGCTGGTCGCCCGCCGGTTCCGCCGGGCCAAGCGGCGCCGGGTGGAGCGCTACGAGCGTTACGAGCGCTACGCCCAGGCCCGCCGCGACCGGGACACCGCATGA
- a CDS encoding sugar kinase translates to MTPSLPHQAGPPTRPDQPAEAPRHKARRRALTLLIIVLLIGVPAGYLVISANQSRDSGKDKEAKYSATGLTAGWPSKVQRRLYQVSVPHPAEDVAYYETNNWKTSRLYVQFRTNPAGLDSFLGAMGVRREQLRKGEITIGERDREVSGWTFGGRGPWWGLTHAQKNPAPTQDVVVDLSDPRNPMVFVVSRTVP, encoded by the coding sequence ATGACGCCCTCGCTGCCCCACCAGGCCGGTCCGCCGACCCGGCCGGACCAGCCCGCCGAGGCCCCCCGGCACAAGGCCCGGCGCCGGGCCCTCACCCTGCTGATCATCGTCCTGCTCATCGGCGTACCGGCCGGCTATCTGGTGATCTCCGCCAACCAGAGCCGCGACAGCGGCAAGGACAAGGAGGCCAAGTACTCCGCGACCGGCCTCACCGCGGGCTGGCCGTCCAAGGTGCAACGCCGCCTCTACCAGGTGTCCGTCCCGCACCCCGCCGAGGACGTCGCCTACTACGAGACGAACAACTGGAAGACCAGCCGCCTCTACGTCCAGTTCCGCACCAACCCCGCCGGCCTCGACAGCTTCCTGGGGGCCATGGGCGTACGCCGGGAGCAGCTGCGGAAGGGCGAGATCACCATCGGCGAGCGCGACCGCGAGGTCAGCGGCTGGACCTTCGGCGGGCGCGGCCCCTGGTGGGGACTGACCCACGCGCAGAAGAACCCCGCGCCCACCCAGGACGTGGTCGTCGACCTGTCCGACCCCCGGAACCCCATGGTGTTCGTCGTCTCCCGCACAGTCCCCTGA
- a CDS encoding sugar ABC transporter substrate-binding protein, with the protein MARFRTWVGIALAGALSVSLAACSSTGGKRAEDARKAAAAQGRAAVNTPRWTFAMITHSGDGDTFWDIVQKGAEQAAVKDNINFLYSHDDEAQQQAQLVDAAVDKKVDGIIVTLAKPDAMKDAVARARKAGIPVITVNSGSEESKAFGALTHIGQDETIAGEAVGDELNKRGKKKALCVLHEQGNVGHEQRCDGVAKTFRGTLSKLYVNGTNMPDVQSAVGAKLQADTSIDSVVTLGAPFADTAVKARTDAGSKAEIDTFDLNPKVAAALKEGTLGFAVDQQPYLQGYEAVDLLWLYKYNDDVLGGGKPVLTGPQIVTKDQAAELAEYTERGTR; encoded by the coding sequence GTGGCACGGTTTCGGACCTGGGTAGGCATAGCGCTGGCGGGGGCACTCTCCGTGTCCCTCGCGGCGTGCAGCAGCACCGGAGGAAAGCGGGCGGAGGACGCCCGCAAGGCCGCCGCCGCCCAGGGCAGGGCGGCGGTGAACACCCCGCGCTGGACCTTCGCGATGATCACCCACTCGGGGGACGGCGACACCTTCTGGGACATCGTCCAGAAGGGCGCCGAGCAAGCCGCCGTCAAGGACAACATCAACTTCCTGTACTCCCACGACGACGAGGCCCAGCAACAGGCCCAGCTGGTGGACGCGGCCGTGGACAAGAAGGTGGACGGCATCATCGTCACCCTCGCCAAGCCGGACGCCATGAAGGACGCCGTGGCCCGCGCCCGGAAGGCCGGCATCCCCGTGATCACGGTGAACTCCGGCTCCGAGGAGTCCAAGGCGTTCGGCGCCCTCACCCACATCGGCCAGGACGAGACCATCGCCGGCGAGGCCGTCGGCGACGAGCTGAACAAGCGCGGCAAGAAGAAGGCCCTGTGCGTGCTGCACGAGCAGGGCAACGTCGGCCACGAGCAGCGCTGCGACGGCGTCGCCAAGACCTTCCGCGGCACCCTGAGCAAGCTCTACGTCAACGGCACCAACATGCCCGACGTGCAGTCCGCCGTCGGGGCCAAGCTCCAGGCCGACACGTCCATCGACTCCGTCGTCACCCTCGGCGCGCCCTTCGCCGACACCGCCGTCAAGGCCAGGACGGACGCGGGCAGCAAGGCCGAGATCGACACCTTCGACCTCAACCCCAAGGTCGCGGCGGCGCTCAAGGAGGGCACCCTCGGCTTCGCCGTGGACCAGCAGCCGTACCTCCAGGGCTACGAGGCCGTCGACCTGCTGTGGCTGTACAAGTACAACGACGACGTCCTCGGCGGCGGCAAGCCGGTGCTGACCGGCCCGCAGATCGTCACCAAGGACCAGGCCGCCGAGCTGGCCGAGTACACCGAGCGGGGTACCCGATGA
- a CDS encoding response regulator, giving the protein MTATPIRLLLVDDDPLVRAGLALMIGGAGDIEVVGEAADGAEAEELVRRTRPDVVLMDIRMPAVDGITATRRLRARPDAPQVVVLTTFHADEQVLHAMRAGAAGFVLKDTPPAEIVDAVRRVAAGDPVLSPAVTRQLMRHAAGTAADARQTRARERLAVLGDREREVAVAVGRGLANARIASELFLSVATVKAHVSRVLAKLGLDNRVQIALLVYDAGLLDGEGEGDGGEGGGADGFR; this is encoded by the coding sequence ATGACTGCGACGCCGATCAGACTGCTCCTCGTGGACGACGACCCCCTGGTACGCGCCGGTCTGGCGCTGATGATCGGCGGGGCCGGGGACATCGAGGTCGTCGGGGAGGCCGCCGACGGCGCGGAGGCCGAGGAACTGGTGCGGCGGACCCGGCCGGACGTCGTCCTCATGGACATCCGGATGCCGGCGGTCGATGGGATCACCGCGACCCGGCGGCTGCGCGCGCGGCCGGACGCGCCGCAGGTCGTGGTGCTCACCACCTTCCACGCCGACGAGCAGGTGCTGCACGCGATGCGCGCCGGCGCCGCCGGCTTCGTGCTGAAGGACACCCCGCCCGCCGAGATCGTCGACGCCGTGCGCCGGGTCGCCGCGGGCGACCCGGTGCTGTCGCCCGCGGTCACCCGGCAGCTGATGCGTCACGCGGCCGGCACCGCCGCCGACGCCCGGCAGACCCGGGCGCGCGAACGGCTGGCCGTCCTGGGCGACCGCGAGCGCGAGGTCGCCGTCGCCGTCGGGCGCGGGCTCGCCAACGCGCGGATCGCCTCCGAGCTGTTCCTCAGCGTGGCCACCGTGAAGGCCCACGTCTCCCGCGTCCTCGCCAAGCTCGGCCTCGACAACCGGGTGCAGATCGCGCTGCTGGTCTACGACGCGGGGCTGCTGGACGGCGAGGGCGAGGGCGACGGCGGCGAGGGCGGGGGCGCCGACGGGTTCCGATAG
- a CDS encoding ribonuclease domain-containing protein, whose amino-acid sequence MRFPPRATRIGAAAALLSALLVGGTVTATTADAATAAVGSICYGNLPSQAHDTLDLIEQGGPYPYSQDGSVFQNREGILPSHTAGYYHEYTVITPGSSTRGARRIVTGQKYQEDYYTADHYASFKLIDYGC is encoded by the coding sequence ATGAGATTCCCCCCACGCGCGACGCGCATCGGTGCAGCGGCCGCCCTCCTGTCCGCCCTCCTCGTGGGCGGCACCGTCACGGCCACCACGGCGGACGCGGCGACGGCCGCGGTCGGCAGCATCTGCTACGGCAATCTGCCCTCCCAGGCGCACGACACCCTGGACCTGATCGAACAGGGCGGTCCCTATCCGTACTCCCAGGACGGGAGCGTCTTCCAGAACCGGGAAGGCATCCTGCCCAGCCACACGGCCGGCTACTACCACGAGTACACCGTGATCACTCCGGGCTCCTCCACCCGCGGCGCCCGGCGCATCGTCACCGGTCAGAAGTACCAGGAGGACTACTACACGGCGGACCACTACGCCTCGTTCAAGCTGATCGACTACGGCTGCTGA